The Segatella hominis genome includes a region encoding these proteins:
- a CDS encoding PD-(D/E)XK nuclease family protein, with protein sequence MNDIINILNQVRIVSRKIKEQRKEKFERGENYNIFNDLGFMSDEVHLHSMFLANLLNPKGSHGQRGKFLEAFLKMLQKTFPAISADSLEIDTTIASVEVEKYIGRQTDSEGGRIDIYLTDGKHSIIIENKIYAVDQYHQMLRYWNYGMSQKGDDTEKSFVLIYLTLDGCSPSKESLGEDLKENDIVCLSYKSDIRGWLDRCVELASRTPLVRETINQYISTIDILTNNVMEDNKDLLDILCKEENLDAIYDIANNKNIVVNRFIKEVFIPKLRDLAESKGLIMGDDCTENWMKKSDVVASFYNHHWKYLRLAFGFNCGGMRDPYFGFRTKTGVKREDVKDWENVQKNYSSQSDQYWIWKIFNGNQYWDNASGIKDLLNGKTLNDFSRMFDEAIDCVKGLDI encoded by the coding sequence ATGAATGATATAATCAATATTCTAAACCAAGTTCGAATAGTTTCACGAAAAATAAAAGAACAAAGAAAAGAAAAGTTTGAGCGTGGTGAAAATTATAATATTTTCAATGATTTGGGCTTCATGTCAGATGAAGTCCATCTACACTCTATGTTTTTGGCAAACCTGCTGAATCCAAAAGGAAGTCACGGACAAAGAGGCAAATTCCTTGAGGCATTTTTGAAAATGCTGCAAAAAACATTTCCTGCAATATCTGCAGATAGTTTAGAAATAGACACGACTATCGCTTCTGTAGAAGTAGAGAAATATATAGGTAGGCAAACTGATAGTGAAGGCGGCAGAATAGATATTTATCTTACTGATGGCAAGCATAGTATTATCATAGAAAATAAAATCTATGCAGTTGACCAATATCATCAGATGCTAAGATACTGGAATTATGGAATGTCACAAAAAGGAGACGATACGGAAAAATCATTTGTATTGATTTACTTGACATTGGATGGTTGCTCTCCTTCAAAAGAATCTTTGGGTGAAGACTTAAAGGAAAATGATATAGTTTGCCTATCCTATAAGAGTGATATTAGAGGATGGCTTGATCGTTGCGTGGAGTTGGCTTCAAGAACTCCGCTCGTGAGAGAAACTATCAATCAATATATTAGTACTATTGACATATTAACAAATAACGTTATGGAAGATAATAAGGACCTATTAGATATTCTATGTAAAGAAGAAAATTTAGATGCAATTTATGATATTGCAAACAATAAAAATATTGTTGTAAACAGATTTATAAAAGAAGTGTTTATTCCTAAATTAAGGGATTTAGCAGAAAGCAAAGGGTTGATTATGGGAGATGATTGTACAGAGAATTGGATGAAAAAATCGGATGTAGTAGCATCATTTTATAATCACCATTGGAAGTATCTTAGACTTGCATTTGGATTTAATTGCGGAGGAATGAGAGATCCATACTTTGGCTTTCGCACAAAAACTGGAGTCAAGCGTGAAGATGTAAAAGACTGGGAAAATGTTCAAAAGAATTATTCCTCCCAAAGTGACCAATATTGGATTTGGAAGATTTTTAATGGAAATCAATATTGGGATAATGCCTCTGGGATAAAAGACTTGCTGAACGGTAAAACTTTAAATGATTTCTCAAGAATGTTTGACGAAGCTATAGATTGTGTCAAGGGACTGGATATTTAG
- a CDS encoding helix-turn-helix transcriptional regulator, which produces MAINQLNKYVWLVETIHRARNRGGITLKEIQSRWLDSDISEGTELSRRTFINNLHAIEELFEINIECGSGFRYHIEYGDCFEEGSARNWLLNAFSLNAMVGNSRKLKERVLLEDMPSGRNFLEDIIKAMRDNHVIFISYYSYYNEKYYEFDIHPYFVKAFKKRWYVVAYSPGTNDIRCYALDRMENVIISEEVFKMPKNLEPAEYFKDCFGIINNKDSEVQKVVLKVDAFQSNYIRNLPLHESQKEAERTEEYSIFEYHLKPEFDFEQEIFSNMDTVEVLEPLWLREEVKERIKNLASKYL; this is translated from the coding sequence ATGGCTATCAATCAATTGAACAAATATGTCTGGCTCGTAGAGACCATTCATCGAGCAAGGAACCGGGGTGGCATCACCTTGAAGGAGATTCAAAGCAGATGGTTGGATTCTGACATTAGTGAAGGAACGGAACTTTCTCGCCGTACCTTCATCAATAATCTCCATGCCATCGAGGAACTGTTTGAGATTAATATCGAATGCGGCAGCGGATTCCGCTATCACATTGAGTATGGTGACTGTTTCGAGGAAGGAAGCGCCAGGAACTGGTTGCTCAACGCCTTCTCGCTCAATGCTATGGTAGGTAACAGCCGCAAGCTCAAGGAGAGGGTTCTCCTGGAGGACATGCCATCTGGCAGGAACTTCCTGGAGGATATCATCAAGGCGATGCGCGACAACCACGTCATATTCATCTCTTACTACAGTTACTATAACGAAAAGTATTATGAGTTTGACATCCATCCTTATTTCGTGAAGGCTTTCAAGAAACGTTGGTATGTGGTCGCATATAGTCCTGGCACGAACGATATCCGTTGCTATGCACTTGACCGTATGGAGAATGTCATCATCTCCGAGGAAGTGTTCAAGATGCCTAAGAATCTGGAACCAGCTGAATACTTCAAGGATTGCTTTGGCATCATCAATAACAAGGATTCCGAAGTTCAAAAGGTAGTGCTAAAGGTTGATGCCTTCCAGAGTAACTACATACGCAATCTTCCTCTCCATGAGTCGCAAAAGGAAGCAGAGCGAACAGAAGAATACTCCATCTTTGAGTATCACTTGAAACCAGAATTTGATTTTGAACAGGAGATTTTCTCTAACATGGATACCGTGGAGGTGTTGGAACCTCTATGGCTAAGAGAAGAGGTGAAGGAAAGAATAAAAAATCTTGCAAGTAAGTATCTTTGA
- a CDS encoding M48 family metallopeptidase, translated as MTTKYTINPSLRLCTWCLVVGWHEVKDSLLQSESIFSCEGRSIYTKGDRCMIMAQVNEKRIDFYYCHDTKFDNRNIQSWLRNIIKNKILDLANIELPKRLHYWEKEKNLYARQVIIKKLKRRNIWGQCSIYKQIFLPPKIVVFPLELIDEIILHEMSHLKFMHHRKQFWEYFSFLLGRDAKLCKMKESVFFAKYDEMIEFLLK; from the coding sequence ATGACGACAAAATATACAATCAACCCTTCGCTCAGGTTATGCACATGGTGCCTTGTAGTAGGATGGCATGAGGTGAAAGACTCACTCTTGCAATCCGAAAGCATTTTTTCATGTGAAGGAAGAAGTATCTATACCAAAGGAGACCGATGTATGATTATGGCGCAAGTAAACGAAAAGAGAATTGATTTTTATTACTGCCATGACACAAAATTCGACAACAGAAACATTCAAAGTTGGCTAAGAAATATCATTAAGAATAAGATTCTAGACCTGGCAAACATTGAACTCCCCAAGAGATTGCATTATTGGGAAAAGGAGAAAAATCTATATGCAAGACAAGTCATCATAAAAAAATTGAAGAGAAGGAACATATGGGGGCAATGTTCCATCTATAAACAGATTTTCTTGCCGCCAAAGATTGTGGTTTTCCCATTGGAATTGATTGACGAGATTATCCTACATGAAATGAGTCATCTCAAATTTATGCATCATAGGAAACAATTTTGGGAGTACTTTAGTTTCCTGCTAGGTAGAGATGCCAAACTATGCAAAATGAAGGAAAGTGTATTTTTCGCCAAATACGACGAAATGATAGAGTTCTTACTAAAATAA
- a CDS encoding HAD domain-containing protein — MEKYIFLDFDGVINTPKGKFAKKAVANLLHLVERSDAKIIISSTWRLQGMKYIQKLWQEHHMPGEVIGLTPSCNSVNFSNVDGVEEWQGLHGCKGLEIAEWLRLNAKEPYRYIILDDEEDFLFSQREHLVKVEGSKGLDKADVRVAIQILNTKEISQMKRWFYGALKFIAVYILMVMLFMAYFCWYPEKEMNNMNRRALMYKECLRSHFHWQK, encoded by the coding sequence ATGGAGAAGTATATATTTTTAGATTTTGATGGAGTAATCAATACTCCAAAAGGTAAATTTGCTAAGAAAGCTGTAGCCAATTTGCTCCATTTGGTGGAAAGAAGTGATGCCAAGATCATCATTTCTTCCACTTGGCGATTGCAAGGTATGAAGTACATACAGAAGTTGTGGCAGGAACACCATATGCCAGGCGAAGTCATAGGCTTGACACCTTCTTGCAATTCCGTTAACTTTAGCAATGTAGATGGGGTGGAGGAATGGCAAGGCTTACATGGATGTAAAGGCTTGGAGATTGCAGAATGGCTAAGATTGAACGCCAAAGAGCCTTATCGTTATATAATTCTTGATGACGAGGAAGATTTTCTGTTTTCTCAACGAGAACATCTGGTGAAAGTTGAAGGTAGCAAAGGTCTTGATAAGGCTGATGTGAGAGTAGCAATTCAAATTTTAAATACCAAAGAGATCAGTCAAATGAAACGTTGGTTTTATGGTGCCCTAAAATTTATTGCGGTCTATATCCTTATGGTGATGCTTTTCATGGCTTATTTTTGTTGGTATCCAGAAAAAGAGATGAACAACATGAATCGTCGTGCCCTAATGTACAAAGAGTGTTTGCGTAGTCATTTTCATTGGCAAAAATAA